The Vicia villosa cultivar HV-30 ecotype Madison, WI linkage group LG1, Vvil1.0, whole genome shotgun sequence genome includes a region encoding these proteins:
- the LOC131594960 gene encoding uncharacterized protein LOC131594960, which translates to MLIFFEQLEVDYALLQQPPIAGGSIILNDLGMDGTPSPGATPVFTDDATMKEYKSDNKAVRGHMLSHVTNLIFDLLAAHRCAKVIWELLEAKYSTDDAGKKKICGKFMQFKMVDDKPIMDQVHEYQNLVAGILAEVMKMCEVLQANRLKDKLVPKVYDNLVKANLVESSENVDRFKKKDKEANFKKDKVQNKRAPNFKMKGKYQNNKLGCFVCGKMGHRAYQCYGRDETHKNAIKPKGDQTKHQVNIVEVSDNLVSMITTAEINHVAEKVE; encoded by the exons ATGTTGATTTTCTTTGAGCAACTGGAGGTCGACTATGCTCTCCTTCAACAACCTCCAATTGCCGGTGGTTCCATCATTCTGAATGATCTTGGAATGGATGGTACTCCGTCTCCTGGCGCAACACCAGTCTTCACAGATGATGCAACCATGAAGGAGTATAAATCTGACAACAAGGCGGTTCGTGGTCATATGCTCAGCCATGTTACCAACCTGATCTTTGACTTGCTTGCTGCCCATAGATGTGCAAAAGTTATATGGGAACTCTTGGAGGCTAAGTATTCAACTGATGATGCTGGGAAGAAAAAAATATGCGGAAAATTTATGCAATTCAAGATGGTGGACGACAAGCCAATCATGGATCAAGTCCATGAGTATCAGAATTTAGTGGCAGGCATCTTGGCTGAAGTGATGAAGATGTGTGAAGTCCTCCAG GCTAATCGCCTCAAAGATAAGCTTGTTCCTAAAGTTTATGATAATTTAGTTAAGGCTAATCTTGTGGAGTCTTCTGAAAATGTTGACAGGTTCAAGAAGAAGGACAAAGAGGCAAatttcaagaaagacaaagtgCAAAACAAAAGAGCTCCAAACTTCAAGATGAAAGGGAAGTACCAGAACAACAAGCTAGGATGTTTCGTATGTGGCAAGATGGGACATCGTGCCTATCAATGCTACGGTCGAGATGAAACCCATAAAAATGCAATTAAGCCTAAGGGAGATCAAACCAAACATCAAGTCAACATTGTTG
- the LOC131622563 gene encoding protein DOG1-like 4 gives MKKSFSDFYEKWILKLEEIHHQLLKVSKREMVMNEQELQTLVTKVTTHLKDYYTVKWSAAHEDVAVFFSPWVTPLENSYLWITGWKPSTVFRVLEKFNMTDEQKKKIEGLRMKTKMEEEKVEGEMERQQVAMADLKMVKLAKISCRERKVDARVDGLVEVALKGVFGGLEKVMKSSDCVRLKTLKGVLDVLSPIQSVHFLAAHIGMQLRFRQFGINKKITHKDPKS, from the coding sequence atgaaGAAGAGTTTCTCTGATTTCTACGAGAAATGGATTTTGAAGCTAGAGGAAATTCACCACCAGCTTCTGAAAGTATCTAAACGAGAGATGGTGATGAATGAACAAGAGCTTCAAACACTTGTTACAAAAGTCACGACTCATTTGAAAGACTACTACACTGTGAAATGGAGTGCAGCTCATGAAGATGTTGCGGTTTTCTTTTCACCATGGGTTACTCCATTGGAAAACTCATATCTCTGGATAACCGGGTGGAAACCATCTACAGTCTTTCGCGTCCTCGAGAAGTTCAACATGACAGACgaacagaagaagaagatagagGGGCTGAGAATGAAGACAAAGATGGAGGAAGAGAAAGTGGAGGGAGAGATGGAGAGACAACAAGTGGCTATGGCTGATTTGAAGATGGTGAAGCTGGCGAAAATTTCATGCAGAGAAAGGAAAGTTGATGCAAGAGTGGATGGGTTGGTTGAAGTGGCTTTGAAAGGAGTGTTTGGTGGTTTGGAGAAAGTAATGAAAAGTTCAGATTGTGTTAGGCTTAAGACACTCAAAGGGGTTTTGGATGTTCTTAGTCCAATTCAGTCTGTTCATTTTTTGGCAGCACATATTGGTATGCAGTTAAGGTTCAGGCAATTTGGGATCAACAAGAAGATCACTCACAAGGATCCAAAGTCTTAG